The nucleotide sequence CGTGACGAGCTTCAACGCAAGCTCGCGGTCGCGGATCGAGTCCTGGACCCGATACACGCGGCCTGAGCCGCCCTCGCCAAGGAGGGAGCGGGATTCATATCGCTTCGGAATCGACGGGGAAGTCATAGGAAAAGCCGCTCCGGCACGGGCCGTACGCGGAACCAAACCCTACGCCCGGGTGGGCGGGGCGTCAATCGGCGCTAGCATAGGGCTAAGGAAAGGGGCGCTCAACTTCCCGCCAGCCTGGACTCCAAGCGCGCTTTGACCGCGGGCCATTCATCATCCGTGATGCTGTAATAGACCGTGTCCCGCACCACGTCCCGGTCGCTGGTCGCATGCTTGCGGAGCGTCCCTTCCTCCTTCGCTCCGATCCGGAGGATGGCCTCCCGCGATCGAACGTTCAAGGCATTTGTCTTGAGTTCGACCCGCACGCAACCCCAAGCCTCGAAGGCGTGGCGAAGCATCAGATACTTCGCCTCGGTGTTCACGTGGGTGCGTTGGGACGCTCGTCCGACCCAGGTCCACCCGATTTCGACCCGACGATGCTTGGGCTCGATATTGCCGAATCGGGTACAGCCGAGCACGTGTCCCGTCGCCTGCTCCACGGTCGCGAACGGAAGCGCCTCTCCCTCCGCCTGCATGCGAAGTGCTTCCTCCAAGTATCGAGAGAGATCCTCGCGCGTCTCGACCACGTTGAGCGTCCAGCGCCATAGCTCGGGATCGAGGCCGATTGCGGCGAGCCCCTCGAAATGTCGGTCGAGGGCGAGTGGCTCCAGGCGAATACGTGTGCCCTGGAGGGTTACGGGGATGATTTCCAAGGGTGGTCCGAAATAGCCAGTTGCAAGGGGCAATGTCCCCATCATTTTCGCGGCGGCCCAGGCGCGCTCTCTGAAACCCAGGTCTCACAACACGGCCCGAGGTTAACCCGGGAGGCATGGACCATGCGAATCGAATGCTCCGAGTCGTTCCCTGGAGTTACCAACGCAACTCCGTCGAATAAACGCCCCGCAGAAGGCGGTTAGGCGGAGAAGGGGCCGGAGGAGATCATGAGGACGGTATCGAGAAGTGAAGCTGGCTTCACCCTGATCGAGCTGGTGATCGTCATCGTGATCCTCGGTATCCTGGCGTCGGTCGCAATTCCGAAGTATGAGGATATGCGCGAGCAGGCGCGGGTGGCCTCCCTCAAGGGGCAGCTGGGATCGATCCGCTCCGCGGTATCGATCCAATACGCCCGCAACTCGCTGAACGGAGGCCCGGCGTTTCCCACGCTCAACGGAACGATCTTCGCGGACGGCAACGTCCCCAAGGAACCGGTCATGAACTCGAATGCCGTGAAGACGACGGCCGGTGTCGACAACGCGGGCGGCTGGCAGTACACCCAGCCGAGCGGACTCGTGAAGGCCAACCTGAACGCCTATTCAAGCTACTAATACCCCGGCCCGGGCGTCGCTACTTGCGCATGTGGCCGGCCCGCGTTTCCTCGCGGGGCTTCCAGCTCTAGGAAATGGCGCACCGGTTTGCGCCCGCCTCGAGCTCCGTGGGATCTCCTTGGGGAAAGTTACCTGCCTCGTTGAGGCGCACGATCGCGAGATGGTTCGGTGGGGTCGCGGGAATCCGCGACAAGAGGGTTTCGACGAATCCATCTTCGCTCGCGCGTAGCATCTCGACACGCCCGATCACGTCGGCCAGGGCCGCTCCGCACGGCCTGCCGTCGAACGGGATCGGCTCGCTTGTGTGACAGGGGAGAATCCACGTGTCGGGTGGCAGCTTGATGATCCGCTGCAACGTTCCATATAGCGCGTGCGCCCGCTGCCGCGCCTCAACCGCGCTCGCCGCGAGGTCGGGACGGCCGACGGCTCCGGGGAAGAGCGTGTCTCCGGTCAAGAGCGCGCGTCCATCGACCAGATAGCACATGCTCTCGAGTGTGTGACCGGGAGTGTGAAGCACCTGGATCGCGGATGTGCCGATCGTGATGGTGTCGCCGTCTTGGAGCGGGAGGAACGGATACGTCGTACGGTTTTGAGCCGGGAGATAGACCTTCGCCCGACATCGCGCGGCGAGAGGCCGCGAACGCGACAAATGGTCCGCGTGAACGTGGGTATCGATCACGTGGGTGATCGTGAATCCTCGCTCCTTTGCGATCCTCAAATAAATCTCGGGATCCACCGATGCATCGACGACCGCGGCTTCGCTTCCGCTGCCGATTATGTAGGAGAGACAGCCCTTCCCCGTCCGGCGAACCTGAATGATCTGCGCGCTCGAGCGGATCGGCTTCACATCCGCTAGGTTCCACGCAAGGCTCCATGCCTTCATCCCGCCCTTCAGCGAGAGCGCCTGAACACCACGCTCCCGGAGCGCGCGCACCGCGAGGAGGCTCGTGTTTCCTCTGGCGCAGACCGCGACCACCGGCTGGCCTGGCGGCAGTGCCACCCCCGCGAACGGCGAAGCGGTGCTCGCGCGCAACGCCTCGTGCGGATCCAGGTGGAGACTTCCAGGGATGCTCCACTCCTCGCGTTCCACGGCCGGGCGGATATCGAGTACGGTCACCGGGCGGCCGCTTTCGAGCCAATCTCTGAGAGCATCCACACCGATGTCGATCGACTCCACACACGCCTCCGGCGGATCGAAATTACAACGTCCCAGGGTTGTCGGACGAGCTTATCGGAGCGCGTATCATATCGGCCCGCGGCGCCTTGGGGAAGGTCAATGCTCACGTCCCCGTTTCCCGATGGCGAATCCTCCCTAAATGGCCTAGGTTTGCCGGGTTGGACTCGAAGAGGCTGAGCCCCCCACGGAGGATGCGATGACCGGCGCGCGCGCGCGGTTTGTCGTTCACGTTCTCCCGGGTCTCCTTCTCACAGTGGCCTGCGCGATCGCGGCCCGCCTGCTGCACGGACTTCTTCCCCCCAGGCCCGCCGCCGTCCTGGGCGAGGTCGTGGTCGCGGTGCTCCTCGGGCTCGTAATCGGAAACGCGGTCATGCTTCGGCCCCTCTTCGCTCCGGGAATCAGGTTCTCGTTTCATTCGCTCCTCCGCGTGGCGATCGTCATCCTCGGGGCGCAATTTTCATTCTTCCAGGTCGTGGCGATCGGCGGGAAGGCCGTTCTCATGATCGTGATCTTGATGGCGCTTGCCCTCACCGTGGCCCATGTCTTGGGGCGCCTCACCGGCGTTCCAGGGCGGCTCGCCACCTTGATCGGCGTGGGCACCGCGGTCTGCGGCAACACCGCGATCACGGCGACGGCGCCGGTCATCCGGGCCGAGGACGAGGAGGTTTCGTTCGCCGTCGCGACCAACACCCTCTTCGGCACGGCCGCGGTGTTCATCTACCCCGTGTTGGGCCACTGGATCGGGCTGTCGAGCGCGGCCTTCGGGACGTGGGCGGGCACCGCCGTCAACGACACCTCCCAGGTAGTCGCCACAGGTTTCGCTTACAGCGACATGGCCGGAAAGGTGGCCACGGCGGTGAAGCTCACACGGAACGCGCTCATGGGCGCGGTGATCGTGGGGATCGGGCTGGTCTACGCGCGCGGCGAGGGCGGCGCGCATGGCTGGGGCGACGCGCGCGGGGAACCGCCGGCGCTCGGCTTGCCCGCGGCGCTCAGCAGCCTCGGCCCCCGCGCGGCCGCGAACTGGGCTCGCCTCCGGCAGTCGATCCCGGGCTTCGTCCTCGGCTTCCTGCTCGCGGCGCTCCTCAACACCCTGGGTGCGATCGCGTGGGCGGGATCTATCAGCGGGAGAGACCTCTCTCACGATCTGCAGGTGGCCTCGCGGTTCTTGATTCTCGTCGCACTCTCAGGCGTGGGCTTGAGCACGCGCGTGAGCGCGATGAAGCGGATCGGCGCGACCCCGTTCCTGGTCGGATTCGCTACGGCGGCGACGACGGCGCTCGCGAGCTATCTGTTGATCCGCTGGCTGGGACCGGCTGGAGGCTGATCGGGCAGGCCGCGAGCGGAATCGGGGATGGGCGACCCGGCCGCCGGGGCGCGGCCCCCGTTCCGAAGCCACGGTGCGAGCCTTTGGTGAAGTCTCTGGAAGGGTTGCATCAACAGCGTCAAGAAGAAGACGATCGCCGTCGTGACCGCGAGCGTCCATATCCAATGACGCAAGCGGAAGCGCCGAGCCGTCGGAGCGGCGATGATGAGCCCGAGAATGGCGGCAATCAGGACCATCGCGTCGAAGCTCGCGCGTTGCCAGTAGACATCGTCCAGGTGGAGCCACATTCCGAACTCATCGAATGTAAGCGCGAGCCCGACACCATACAGAATCGCCGCCCGGGCAAGGCCCCGGCTGTCCGGACGAAGAAAAATCAGGTACGCGCCTACTCCGCTCAGGATGAAAATCCCGTAGTTCAGGTGGTGGACGTGAGTCTGCCCGAAACGGAGGTAGAAGTCCCGCATGGTTCCGAACGCCATGAGGAGGACGATGCTGCGGGCGATGGCAAAGGTGAGGATAAAAGCAACGAACACACGGCGGGCGAGCCGGGTCACGCCCATCTGCTGCTCTTCGGGCGGAACGTCGTCCAGCGCGGCGTCGGGAGGCGCGTCTACGGGCACGGCCCCATGCTAACCGTGCCGCCGGCCGGAGAGAAGGGGGAAGGGGGGCTGATAACTCGGTCGAATTCGACGCGACGCATCCGGGAGCCGATGGTACCTTTTCCCACATGAGAACCGCGTCGATGGAGCACGGGGGAGGGTTGAGCCCCGACGCCATGTGGACGGCGTTCCGCCGGGGGGACCCGCACTACGACGGACGTTTCGTTACGGCCGTGCGGACGACCGGAATTTTCTGCAGGCCGTCGTGCACCTGCCGGAAACCCCGGCGCGAGAACGTGCTCTTTTACCGCTCCCCCAACCAAGCAGCCCGTGCCGGATTCAGACCCTGCAAGAGGTGCCGTCCCGAGCTTCGTGGAGGCCCCGCCGAAGCAGACCGTGCGATGGCCGCGAAAGCGATCGCCTTCATGCGGGCGAATCTGGATTCTCACCTCTACGCGAAGGACATCGCCGCGGCGGTTGCGGTCAGCCCGTCGCATTTCGCGCGGCGTTTTCGCGCGGCGGACGGACGGACGCCGATGCGCGCCCTGGCCGACTTGCGCGCCGAAAAGGCCGAAGCCCTGCTCCGCGACCGGGCGGTGGGCACGCTCGATGTGGGATTCGCCGCAGGGTTCCAGAGCCCTTCCGCGTTCACCCGGGCGTTTCGAAGAAGGACCGGTCTGCCGCCCGCCTCGTGGCGGCGATCCTTGAAAGGAGAACGGACATGAAACACGGAAGACGGATCGACGTAGCGGCGGTGCGGACACGATTGGGAACCTTCGCCGTCGCGGCCACGCCTCGGGGTCTCGCAGCCTTATTTCCGCTCCCGCGGGGGCGAATCACGGGAGCACGCGCCGGACGAGAGCCAACGCTCGCCCGCCGAGTCCACTCGGGCGCCCGGCTCGTGATCCACCGTGCCCGCGAATCCTATCCTCCCGCGCTCTCCCGCGCGGCCGCCGCGCTCCAGGCGTACGCTTCCGGCAAGGCCCGTGGCAGAACCCGCCCCGTGCTCGATCTCGACGGCACGCCGTTTCAGCGCGCCGTGTGGAGGCGGCTCTGCGCGATTCCCGAGGGGAAGACGATCTCCTACGGAGCGCTCGCGGCTTCGATCGGGCGGCCCCGGGCGGCGCGCGCGGTGGGCGCAGCGGTCGGCGCGAATCCTGTTCCGATCCTCGTGCCCTGCCACCGGGTCATCGGCCAGGACGGCGGGCTCACCGGATTCGGCTTGGGACTACCGATGAAGCGCGCGCTCCTGCTCCACGAGGGACATCGCACGAGGTAAATCCGAGCACGGCCGTGGCGTGAACCGCGAGGGACATGGTACCGTTATCGTTCCATGTCTCTCGCGATCCTCCGCGGCCACCTTCGAAGCAGCTTCCGCGCGTTAGGTCACCGCAACTACCGTCTCTACTGGACGGGTCAGCTCGTCTCCCTGATCGGAACATGGATGCAGAGCGTCGCGCAGGGGTGGCTCATGTACCGCCTGACCGCCTCGGCGTTCATGCTCGGCCTTCTCGGCTTCGCGCAATTCCTGCCGGTTCTCCTGCTCACGCTCTGGGCGGGCGTGATCGTCGATTCGATGGACAAACGCCGCCTCCTGCTTCTCACGCAGACCGCGTTTCTGATCCAGGCTGCGTTGCTCGCCACGGCCCTCAGCACCGGGGTCGTGAAACCGTGGATGGTTCTCGCGCTCGCGTTCGTATTCGGCACGATCAACGCGCTCGATCTCCCGGTCCGCCAGTCCTTCGTGGTGGAGCTGACGGGGAAGGAAGACCTCTCCAACGCAATCGCGCTCAACTCGGCGGCGTTCAACACGGCGCGGGTCGTGGGACCCGCGATCGCCGGGATTCTGCTTGCCACGGTCGGCGAGGCGGGCTGCTTCTGGTTGAACGCCCTCTCCTACGTCGCGGTGATCGCGAGCATCTGGCGCATGGACCTCCCCGCGCGGCCGAGCGTCCGGTTCGCCGGGAGGCGCGCGGTCGAGACGATGATGGAAGGGATTCGTTACGCCAGAAGCGTCCGGCCGCTTCGCAATCTTCTGACGCTGCTCGGGGTGACCGCAGGCCTGGGGTTCCAATACATGATCCTTCTCCCGGTATACGCTCGGGAGATCCTTCACGCAGGGCCGAAAGGGTACGGGGGCCTCGTCACCGCCTTCGGGTTGGGCTCGCTGGTCTCAGCCGCATGGATGACGCGAAAGCTCGACCGCTGGGCTCTGCGTCGCAACCTCTTCATCGGGCTCTTATCCGCTGCGATCGGCATGGGAACGTTCGCGTGGTCGCGCACGCTGGAGCTGAGCGTGGCGATGGGATTTCTCGCCGGCTTCGGCCTCATTCTCTACATCGCGACGACGAACACCCTGATCCAGGTCACGACCGAGGACCGTTTCCGGGGGCGCGTGATGAGCCTCTACACGCTGATGTTCGTGGGGACGGCCCCGATCGGGGCGCTCGTCTCGGGCACGATCGCGCAGCATTTCTCGGCGCCGGTCGCGACGTCCTTCAGCGCCCTCGTATTGTTGGGCGGCGCGCTCTGGATGATCCGCCGCCTGCGCGTGCTGGCGGCGCGCGAAGCCGTCACCGCCACGGTCCCCGCGGCCACGGAGAAGGTCGGGTAGGGACACGCAACCGAGGGCGCCCGGGCTCAAGCCGCCCGGCGGAGTTGCGTTAGCCGGGGTATTTCCCCGTGATGTAGTTCGTGAGGTACTGGATCTCGTACTTTTGGTCCTGCGAGATCTGCTTGACCAGATCGCCGATCGACACGAGACCGACCAGCTTCCCCTTCTCGAGGACCGGCAGGTGGCGGATTCGCTTTGCCGTCATGATCGCCATGCATTCCTCGACGGCGTAGTTGGGATCGATGCAGATGACTTGGCTGGTCATGATCTCGCGGACCTGCGTCGTCTTGGAGGTGCGCCCCTCGAGGACGATGTGGCGAAGGTAGTCCCGCTCGGTGATGATGCCGCAAATCTGATCCCCTTGCGTCACGAGAAGCGAGCCGGTGTTGCGTTCCACCATCTTCTTCACGGCTTCGTAGACGGTCGCGGTTCCCTCGATTGTGTAAACCTCGTTCCCCTTCTTTGCGAGCAGGTCGGCGATTCTTCCCATGGCGAACCTCCCTTGGGAATTCCAGCGGGGCCCCCACCTCTCGAAGCCTAGCACGGGCTCCGGGCTCAGGGAATGGGTTTGCCGGCAGGCACGGCGCGCATGTAGACGCGCGATCCGTCGCGCAGGACCGCGGGTCCTGAAAATCCCTC is from Candidatus Eisenbacteria bacterium and encodes:
- a CDS encoding methylphosphotriester-DNA--protein-cysteine methyltransferase family protein — encoded protein: MRTASMEHGGGLSPDAMWTAFRRGDPHYDGRFVTAVRTTGIFCRPSCTCRKPRRENVLFYRSPNQAARAGFRPCKRCRPELRGGPAEADRAMAAKAIAFMRANLDSHLYAKDIAAAVAVSPSHFARRFRAADGRTPMRALADLRAEKAEALLRDRAVGTLDVGFAAGFQSPSAFTRAFRRRTGLPPASWRRSLKGERT
- a CDS encoding type II secretion system protein gives rise to the protein MRTVSRSEAGFTLIELVIVIVILGILASVAIPKYEDMREQARVASLKGQLGSIRSAVSIQYARNSLNGGPAFPTLNGTIFADGNVPKEPVMNSNAVKTTAGVDNAGGWQYTQPSGLVKANLNAYSSY
- a CDS encoding CBS domain-containing protein, with the translated sequence MGRIADLLAKKGNEVYTIEGTATVYEAVKKMVERNTGSLLVTQGDQICGIITERDYLRHIVLEGRTSKTTQVREIMTSQVICIDPNYAVEECMAIMTAKRIRHLPVLEKGKLVGLVSIGDLVKQISQDQKYEIQYLTNYITGKYPG
- a CDS encoding GNAT family N-acetyltransferase; the protein is MGTLPLATGYFGPPLEIIPVTLQGTRIRLEPLALDRHFEGLAAIGLDPELWRWTLNVVETREDLSRYLEEALRMQAEGEALPFATVEQATGHVLGCTRFGNIEPKHRRVEIGWTWVGRASQRTHVNTEAKYLMLRHAFEAWGCVRVELKTNALNVRSREAILRIGAKEEGTLRKHATSDRDVVRDTVYYSITDDEWPAVKARLESRLAGS
- a CDS encoding MBL fold metallo-hydrolase, with the protein product MGVDALRDWLESGRPVTVLDIRPAVEREEWSIPGSLHLDPHEALRASTASPFAGVALPPGQPVVAVCARGNTSLLAVRALRERGVQALSLKGGMKAWSLAWNLADVKPIRSSAQIIQVRRTGKGCLSYIIGSGSEAAVVDASVDPEIYLRIAKERGFTITHVIDTHVHADHLSRSRPLAARCRAKVYLPAQNRTTYPFLPLQDGDTITIGTSAIQVLHTPGHTLESMCYLVDGRALLTGDTLFPGAVGRPDLAASAVEARQRAHALYGTLQRIIKLPPDTWILPCHTSEPIPFDGRPCGAALADVIGRVEMLRASEDGFVETLLSRIPATPPNHLAIVRLNEAGNFPQGDPTELEAGANRCAIS
- a CDS encoding methylated-DNA--[protein]-cysteine S-methyltransferase; the encoded protein is MKHGRRIDVAAVRTRLGTFAVAATPRGLAALFPLPRGRITGARAGREPTLARRVHSGARLVIHRARESYPPALSRAAAALQAYASGKARGRTRPVLDLDGTPFQRAVWRRLCAIPEGKTISYGALAASIGRPRAARAVGAAVGANPVPILVPCHRVIGQDGGLTGFGLGLPMKRALLLHEGHRTR
- a CDS encoding MFS transporter, coding for MSLAILRGHLRSSFRALGHRNYRLYWTGQLVSLIGTWMQSVAQGWLMYRLTASAFMLGLLGFAQFLPVLLLTLWAGVIVDSMDKRRLLLLTQTAFLIQAALLATALSTGVVKPWMVLALAFVFGTINALDLPVRQSFVVELTGKEDLSNAIALNSAAFNTARVVGPAIAGILLATVGEAGCFWLNALSYVAVIASIWRMDLPARPSVRFAGRRAVETMMEGIRYARSVRPLRNLLTLLGVTAGLGFQYMILLPVYAREILHAGPKGYGGLVTAFGLGSLVSAAWMTRKLDRWALRRNLFIGLLSAAIGMGTFAWSRTLELSVAMGFLAGFGLILYIATTNTLIQVTTEDRFRGRVMSLYTLMFVGTAPIGALVSGTIAQHFSAPVATSFSALVLLGGALWMIRRLRVLAAREAVTATVPAATEKVG
- a CDS encoding putative sulfate exporter family transporter, which encodes MTGARARFVVHVLPGLLLTVACAIAARLLHGLLPPRPAAVLGEVVVAVLLGLVIGNAVMLRPLFAPGIRFSFHSLLRVAIVILGAQFSFFQVVAIGGKAVLMIVILMALALTVAHVLGRLTGVPGRLATLIGVGTAVCGNTAITATAPVIRAEDEEVSFAVATNTLFGTAAVFIYPVLGHWIGLSSAAFGTWAGTAVNDTSQVVATGFAYSDMAGKVATAVKLTRNALMGAVIVGIGLVYARGEGGAHGWGDARGEPPALGLPAALSSLGPRAAANWARLRQSIPGFVLGFLLAALLNTLGAIAWAGSISGRDLSHDLQVASRFLILVALSGVGLSTRVSAMKRIGATPFLVGFATAATTALASYLLIRWLGPAGG